In Pseudomonadota bacterium, one DNA window encodes the following:
- a CDS encoding penicillin acylase family protein, protein MRIASMAIMVAALTVVLTGCAREIETTESDAVVRIVRDGYGVPHIFSDDRYGLYLGYGYAVAQDRLFQMEMARRSTQGLVAEVLGKAYLDYDIDTRRLFSPTSIRRQLAELKPQDMAIFTGFADGLNRWIETIVDTPATLLPLQFKQLGFRPGPWTPYDVAMIFIGTMNNRYGDFNTELENAAILAELISRHGELAGRKLFDLLNPRFTENAPTTIPSADWSRPAYDSLADSAASPAAALELAALTPTPATAGFSNVYLVGRAKAMGAEAILVNGPQFGWFNPAYVYSVGLHGPDRAVVGNTPFAYPMIMFGHNDRIAWGSTWGASDIVDVFVEQLNPEDAGQYVYRGETVDFERRIERFLIKDGEPVSVELLRSVHGPIVKMDEAAGVAYAKKRAWDGEELATLLAWLRATWAGDWNEWKTEAARSAINVNMYFADVAGNIGYFHGGKYPRRRPGHDNRLPVSGGGDMDWEGRQSIDRANPHVLNPGTGFLANWNNKPGEGVMNPDFFFYSWSRADRVDYLNDALAAMDRITPDAAWDLLTGSSYADVYAPYLLPLLQGALAETDDESMLDAYRMLERWNQLSVDKDADGFYDQPATALFRRFVAALIEQVLRDDLGEVWPFYAATGYPTSQAPTAAGTNLPAGLKAIVEAADGRAGYDLFNGAGVDAVVRIAFAEAIAASREQPRLATAPRPFAPKNFLGIPQALDQELMTAPIEQNRGTENNMIVLRPGAIEGWEVTPPGQSGFIDPDGKRSPHYEDQFEMYHRFGRKRTWYYEADIEEQKRSETTLGYQRRN, encoded by the coding sequence GTGCGTATAGCCAGCATGGCCATCATGGTCGCAGCCCTGACAGTCGTTCTTACGGGGTGCGCGCGGGAGATCGAGACCACCGAAAGCGATGCAGTCGTGCGGATCGTTCGCGACGGTTACGGCGTACCCCACATCTTTTCCGACGACCGCTACGGACTCTATCTGGGCTATGGCTACGCGGTCGCCCAGGATCGGCTGTTCCAGATGGAGATGGCCCGGCGCAGCACGCAGGGTCTCGTCGCTGAGGTTCTCGGCAAGGCTTACCTGGACTACGACATCGACACCCGCAGGCTCTTCAGCCCCACCTCGATCAGGCGGCAGCTCGCTGAACTAAAGCCCCAGGACATGGCCATTTTTACCGGCTTTGCCGATGGGCTTAACCGCTGGATCGAAACGATCGTCGATACGCCGGCAACGCTGCTGCCGCTGCAGTTTAAGCAGCTGGGATTCCGCCCGGGCCCCTGGACGCCTTACGACGTCGCCATGATCTTCATCGGCACCATGAACAACCGCTATGGCGACTTCAATACGGAGCTGGAAAACGCCGCCATCCTCGCGGAGCTTATTTCTCGGCACGGTGAGCTTGCGGGCCGCAAACTGTTCGATCTACTGAACCCTCGCTTCACCGAGAACGCGCCGACGACCATCCCGTCAGCCGACTGGTCACGGCCGGCGTACGATTCGCTGGCGGACTCTGCGGCATCGCCGGCAGCGGCGCTGGAGCTCGCCGCGCTGACGCCCACACCGGCAACCGCCGGCTTTAGCAACGTCTACCTGGTCGGCCGCGCCAAGGCCATGGGCGCCGAGGCGATTTTGGTGAACGGGCCTCAGTTTGGCTGGTTTAACCCGGCATACGTCTATTCGGTGGGACTGCATGGTCCGGACCGGGCGGTTGTGGGCAACACCCCTTTTGCCTATCCCATGATCATGTTTGGCCACAACGACCGGATCGCCTGGGGCAGCACCTGGGGTGCCAGCGATATCGTCGATGTATTTGTCGAGCAGCTGAATCCCGAAGACGCCGGACAATATGTCTATCGCGGTGAAACCGTTGACTTCGAGCGCCGGATCGAACGATTTTTGATCAAGGACGGTGAGCCGGTATCGGTCGAACTGCTGCGGTCGGTCCACGGCCCGATTGTCAAAATGGACGAAGCGGCCGGTGTTGCCTACGCCAAAAAGCGCGCCTGGGACGGCGAGGAGCTGGCGACGCTGCTCGCGTGGCTGCGCGCCACCTGGGCCGGCGACTGGAACGAGTGGAAAACGGAAGCCGCCCGCTCCGCGATCAACGTCAACATGTACTTCGCGGACGTCGCGGGCAACATCGGCTACTTCCACGGTGGCAAGTATCCGCGTCGCCGGCCGGGTCACGATAACCGACTGCCCGTATCGGGCGGCGGCGATATGGACTGGGAGGGGCGCCAGTCGATCGACCGGGCCAATCCCCATGTCCTTAATCCCGGCACCGGGTTTCTGGCGAACTGGAACAACAAACCCGGGGAAGGCGTCATGAACCCGGACTTCTTTTTCTACTCCTGGTCTCGAGCGGATCGGGTGGACTACCTGAATGACGCGCTGGCGGCCATGGACCGGATCACGCCGGACGCCGCCTGGGATCTGCTGACGGGTAGCTCCTACGCCGACGTATACGCCCCTTATCTGCTCCCCTTGCTGCAAGGAGCGCTGGCGGAGACCGACGATGAGTCTATGCTCGATGCGTACCGAATGCTGGAGCGGTGGAATCAGCTGTCGGTTGATAAGGACGCTGACGGATTCTATGACCAGCCTGCGACGGCCCTGTTCCGCCGTTTTGTGGCGGCGCTTATTGAACAGGTTCTGAGAGACGATCTTGGAGAAGTCTGGCCGTTCTATGCGGCCACCGGCTACCCCACCTCGCAGGCGCCGACGGCCGCGGGAACCAATCTGCCGGCGGGCCTGAAAGCGATCGTCGAAGCGGCTGACGGCCGCGCTGGTTACGACCTTTTTAACGGCGCTGGCGTCGACGCGGTGGTCCGGATCGCCTTCGCGGAGGCCATTGCTGCAAGCCGGGAACAACCCCGACTAGCCACGGCTCCCAGACCTTTTGCGCCCAAAAATTTTCTCGGCATTCCTCAGGCGCTGGACCAGGAGCTGATGACCGCCCCCATCGAGCAGAACCGAGGCACCGAAAACAACATGATTGTGCTGCGCCCGGGAGCCATCGAGGGATGGGAAGTGACGCCGCCGGGTCAGTCAGGGTTTATCGACCCCGACGGAAAGCGCTCGCCCCACTACGAAGATCAGTTCGAGATGTATCATCGCTTCGGCCGCAAACGCACCTGGTATTACGAGGCGGATATCGAAGAGCAGAAGCGGTCGGAAACGACCCTCGGGTATCAGCGACGCAACTAG
- the iaaH gene encoding indoleacetamide hydrolase yields the protein MKLSFCSLAGLLLLVGCASGPQKTAEVPAMPDLNTVSTMLQEGTLTSETLVNELLNRIDQQAELNAFISINPEVAVIARQRDEQRARGEVMGPLHGIPLVVKDNIHVAGMTNTAGTPGLQNFEPRESNETVVALQAAGAIILGKTNLHELAFGITSSNTAFGAVGNPRDRALFPGGSSGGTAAAIAAGLAPAGLGTDTGGSVRIPAALTGTAGFRPSPGRYPSDRVTPISHTRDTVGVMAGNVADLALLDRAITGQTGSDAAGLDVPEAGTIRLGIISEYYYSGLEAGTASVVTDALGRLRSAGVQLVEVSFPELGEQVGAGFPIALYEAREDLTTYLARFQTGLTLSGLAQQVASPDVKGILGAVAGEQPPVSEADYQGALATIGQMQRQFAALFADQQLDAVIFPTTMLTARPIDGSLETVELNGASVPTFPSYIRNTDPASLAGLPGVSFYAGDASNGLPVGLEIDGAPGTDAALLNVALRLEAILRSSGSE from the coding sequence ATGAAGCTTTCGTTTTGCAGTCTGGCAGGTTTGCTGCTGCTTGTCGGGTGCGCGTCCGGCCCTCAGAAAACGGCTGAAGTTCCGGCCATGCCCGATCTCAACACGGTATCGACGATGCTTCAGGAAGGCACGCTCACCAGCGAAACGCTGGTCAACGAACTGCTGAATCGAATCGACCAGCAGGCGGAACTCAACGCGTTTATATCCATCAATCCGGAGGTTGCCGTGATCGCCAGGCAACGCGACGAGCAGCGCGCCCGCGGCGAGGTGATGGGGCCGCTCCACGGGATTCCGCTGGTGGTGAAGGACAACATCCACGTCGCTGGGATGACCAACACGGCGGGCACTCCTGGACTGCAGAATTTTGAACCACGCGAATCCAATGAGACGGTTGTCGCGCTGCAGGCTGCCGGTGCCATCATTCTCGGCAAGACCAACCTGCACGAGCTCGCGTTTGGCATTACGTCCAGCAACACCGCTTTTGGGGCGGTTGGCAATCCTCGTGACCGCGCGCTGTTTCCGGGCGGTAGCAGCGGCGGCACGGCCGCGGCCATTGCGGCGGGCCTTGCGCCGGCCGGGCTGGGCACGGACACCGGTGGCTCCGTGCGAATCCCGGCAGCCCTGACCGGCACCGCCGGATTCCGACCGTCACCTGGCCGGTATCCGTCTGATCGGGTGACGCCTATCTCCCACACCCGAGATACGGTGGGCGTCATGGCGGGCAACGTCGCTGACCTGGCGCTGCTGGACCGGGCCATTACCGGCCAGACCGGCTCAGACGCCGCCGGCTTGGATGTTCCCGAAGCCGGAACGATTCGCCTCGGCATCATTTCCGAGTACTACTATTCCGGCCTCGAAGCGGGAACCGCATCGGTGGTGACCGATGCGCTTGGTCGCCTGCGGTCAGCCGGCGTGCAGCTGGTTGAAGTCAGCTTCCCCGAGCTTGGCGAGCAGGTCGGCGCAGGATTTCCGATCGCGCTCTACGAGGCCCGGGAAGATCTCACAACCTATCTGGCGCGCTTCCAAACCGGTCTGACGCTCAGCGGGCTGGCCCAACAGGTCGCCAGCCCGGACGTCAAGGGGATCTTGGGGGCGGTTGCCGGCGAGCAACCTCCGGTCTCGGAGGCGGATTATCAGGGCGCGCTGGCCACCATCGGACAGATGCAGCGCCAGTTTGCGGCGCTGTTTGCAGACCAGCAGCTCGACGCCGTGATTTTCCCGACCACCATGCTGACCGCCCGACCGATTGATGGCAGTCTGGAGACGGTCGAGCTGAATGGCGCATCGGTGCCAACGTTTCCCAGCTACATTCGCAACACCGATCCAGCCAGCCTCGCCGGCCTGCCGGGCGTCAGCTTTTACGCTGGCGATGCGAGTAACGGTCTGCCCGTGGGTCTGGAAATCGACGGCGCACCCGGCACTGACGCGGCGCTCCTGAACGTGGCGCTGCGGCTCGAGGCCATTTTGCGCTCGTCGGGTTCCGAGTAG
- the paaI gene encoding hydroxyphenylacetyl-CoA thioesterase PaaI, translating to METLELARACADKMLADDRASRALGMNVSIPAQGEAVVTMTVRADMVNGHDICHGGYIFTLADSAFAFACNGYNQVTVAAGAAIDFVRPGKLGDELTATALEGHRGRRSGFYDVTVTNQDQKLVARFHGRSATVGPELIKAPN from the coding sequence ATGGAGACACTCGAGCTGGCGCGCGCCTGTGCCGACAAAATGCTGGCTGACGATCGCGCCAGCCGTGCTTTGGGTATGAACGTCTCAATCCCGGCTCAGGGCGAGGCGGTTGTGACCATGACCGTCCGGGCGGACATGGTTAACGGGCATGATATCTGTCACGGCGGCTACATCTTTACGCTCGCCGATTCAGCGTTTGCTTTCGCCTGCAACGGCTACAACCAGGTGACCGTCGCCGCTGGTGCGGCAATCGATTTTGTGCGCCCAGGCAAGCTCGGTGATGAATTGACGGCCACCGCGTTGGAGGGGCATCGGGGTCGCCGATCGGGGTTTTACGATGTGACCGTGACCAACCAGGATCAAAAGCTGGTCGCTCGCTTCCACGGCCGTTCAGCGACCGTTGGGCCAGAGCTCATTAAAGCCCCGAACTGA